The following nucleotide sequence is from Cucumis melo cultivar AY chromosome 1, USDA_Cmelo_AY_1.0, whole genome shotgun sequence.
ATCAATCAATAATTAAGTTTAAAAACAATCATGGTTTATTATGACTTAAGCTTTTGGGTACCTGGAATGGAGCTAAAGAAGGTGTCAGAGACAAGATCGTTGTGCTTACGAAGGAAGGCGGCTTGACCAACGTATGCAGAGACGAGGGCGGGGTAGGCCACACAACACATGCTTAGCCTTATGGACATCACAGTGAAGTGCCCCACATCCGCAAAGAGAGCTTCAGTTCctgtttaattaatttcatgACATACAAATCTTCAAAGCATTAACTTCCCAAAAACACACATATGTTCACAAATCCAATATTGCCTTGTGCGTGAGTGTGTTAACAGTAGAAAAAAGTCACGATCTAACGGTGGAAATATGTTTAAACAGACAATCACTTCTTTTACCTTTTAAAAAgtcataaatttttattttgtctttTCTTGTCCTATGGTTACACCTATTCGAATCAAATAATGTAAAGAAAActaattaaaactataaatgcCACTGGCATCAAACACAGtacacttactatgaactagtAATAATTAAATAGGGGATGTGGTTAAAGTTATTGTATTCATATACTAACGTGCAGCACTGGAAAGTTACCTGTAATGGCAAGAACGACACCGCCGAGAGAGATCCAAGCAtcctttttgtttcttttgaagtAGTCAAAAATGTATTTTGGATTAACAGCTTTGATGACAGAAggatcaaatttcaaaaaattgtaGAAGCCAATGCCACCAATTAGTGCAAACCAAATGCAAATAATTGGAGCAAAGGAATATCCAACTTTATGGGTTCCAAATCTTTGTACCATGAATAGACAAACCAAGATTGCTGCTGATATCCAAACTATTTTGTCTgtccaaaagaaagaaagaaagttaaaaaaaaaaaaaagactgaATCACaaattaaagtatatatattctTCTTCAACAAAAACAAGTAAATTATTTCTGATAAATATCAACTTCACTTAATTAATTCACAGCAATTTGATCTTTGTATTTAAGGATTTAAAAACACAAGTTTACAACCtataaaacatatatatcaTATTCAATTAAACTCATATGAAGTTTCCTAAACTTCAACGAGTATCGGTTTAATTTTTTAGTATCTAATACATAATTAAAACTATTGTAAATAGACTTTTAGGTTGCGAATATTTTGGATTATTTTGTTATAATTAAAAACAATCTAATATAAAAATAGTAATAGTGACATTTAAGAATATTTGTCAATAATTTTACCTATTAAAATAATTGTGGATGAAAGTAatgaaatttgatttctttctatatatgaagcaaaagaaaaataaattaccttgTGTCATAGTGGAAGTAGCATTCTTGATTCCTCCAACAGCCGACAAAACTGCCATCAAATTTGAATTcttttagaattttatttttctttctaacattttcttttttcttttttctcttttttaattttcaccAAAAAGAAATAGTTGTAGAATTTTAGATATTCGAGAGAggacaaaataatttatttagatGTGAACGtggaaaattttcttttaagaataTGTGATTTTTGTTTGTCAACATCAACATTTAACTCAATTTAGTCTCAACAAATTATTTCCacttaaaacattagaaattcaaattattatgTAAATTTTGTACGTTGCTGAATGGGAAGAAAAAAAGACATTTATTCTTCGATTAAGATAAcaaatttgtttttagttttctattttctaaaattatgcttcaattttttttctagttttatataaaattttagtttttttttaatttattaatacaTGTAAACACATGTTTAATgacataattttaaaaaataaaataattcgaaccgttttcaaatataacatatagttgaaactatttataaaatatattaatttttttttgtttacttatttttttgttatattttaaaagtaaatttgtttttttgaaTGGTTGTTATAATAAATAACAACTTTAGTAATAATCATCAAATATATAgctctatttaaaaaaaaattataaatacttaattaatgttgcttatatttaattattttaaatttaatggttatatttacaattttttctcttaaaaatataaaatattagaaATCGAGGTGAGAAcgaaagagagaagaagaaagaaaacaaagaaactaaaaaaaaacaaattacaaTTCAACTAACACTAAATTCAAAGGAACGACGGGTTTTTTCCActgttgaaaagaaaaatagaaatttgaTCTAAAATGTAGAAACCCAAAAAAGGTATTTTAGGGAAAAAAGAGTTACCGGATATGGAAGGAGTGAGGACGCCATCGCCGATGACCATGGAAGTGCCGAGCATGGTGGCAAAGAGCAAGAAAATCTTAGCAGCACGGCTGTTTTCAAGTTTAGATTTAAGGCAAGAGGCCATTTTAAGGCGATTGTTGGGAAGCTCCAGTTGAAAATTTGATACCTCTTGATCTTCCACTTGCTCGCTTGGTATCAACCCGATTTTTGCGTATCGGCATAGTAATGAGTATAATGCAAATGTACCACCTTCATTATATACAAATTACATCTCATTTACTATAAATATAACACCGATTTTTTGTTTTCGTGTTCtttagtataaatattttagttcttaTTTGAAATGGAGTACAAAAAGATAGGAGCAGCACATATATGCACTCGGGTATTGATAGAAAAATAATTGTAATTACCTTCGCCGTTGTCGTTGGCTTGCAAGACGAAGAAGACATACTTAACCAAAGGGATCAAAGTGAGGGTGTAGAGAATCAAAGACAGGACTCCTAGAATGTCATCGTTATGCTTGATTCCGTCGATGAATGTGCTTGCATACACATACAACGGCGACGTTCCAATATCACCGTACACAATTCCCACGCTTTGAAATGCCAAATGCAAAATCACTCCCCAGCTCGCCGTCGCCGCCGCCGTTCCCGCCGCCTTTGCCGAACACGAAACCGAaataaatacatacatatactaaattttttttaagaaaattgtaGAGAGAAAAAAGCAAGTAGATCAACCTTGTGACCATGGGCGCCGGCGGCACCGGGGACGGTGCGGGATTCGACGTCCAATGAATCGTTTCGTCGAAGCTTCCTTTCCGGCAAGTTGGGGCTCGACTCATAGGAGCTCTCTTGGAAATCGGGAAAGCGATTGTTGTCAGTCGTCGGATCGACTTCCATGGTTAAATCTCTGGAAAAGAGAGAATTTGAGAGAGGAAAAATGGAGTATTTGAGTTTGTTGACCCGTGAAAGTTTGGAAGTTGGAAGTGAGTATTTATAGTAAATTTTGGAGTGGGAGGAGGAAGATATTTTAAGATTATTGGATCCCACTttgctctttttcttttctctctttttttttttctcttaaattgGTTATAAATATATGagatatataaataaataaataaataaatagttcTTAGTACTTTTGGTCTCATGCAAACTAAAGAAACATGAGGagttaaaaagaaggaaaaaatttaactaaaagTAATCATAGTCAAAGTCATCCGAACCTAATCGATCGATGATACTTTAGTGATTGACATAGAGAGGTCTACGATTTTAATATTTCAATCGATATTCATCTTAAAAGAACTTTTATATTAATCGATGAAGTTATCGATCTCTAGATATGCATCAAATCGATTAGAATAATTAAtacttattaaaatatttaacttaAAAGGATATTATTTCAGAAGTGAAAGTCATTCCAAATATGTACGTTTATGTCTAAAAGTAAAAATGTATGTGTCTAATTGTCCAATGACATTTTAGGTATGTAtgtctattatttcttttttaacttgaaaatgaaattaattactCATCATTTCATTTATTGCGTATTACGTCaatatgattttaaaaataaaatatagtaTATTGATATTAAtgtaagatccattagaattATGATGATAAATTTATAGTGTGAACTAAATAGGTATTAAACTCTCCTAGGACTATAAATTTTTTGATCAAAAGTTAATGTTAATCGACAATCATTGAGATAGAACCTAATTGTATATTTCTGTTAAGAAAAACTTACGATTTTGAGAGTAAATAAAGTAACAATGACTTTTATTTATATAGATTTGTTATGTATAAAGAGCAATGTGAAACGCCTAAAGGTATCATGTTGTCATAGAAATTAAATTCCGCCGTTAGCTGACTTCCTTGAAGCGGCATGGGAGTGCTTTTATGAAAAACAGCTTATAGCTTACATAtatacaaagaaaaatacatatatTGACTTTGTGAGGATTAAAAGTGattcaaaatgaaaataaataaattgattgCATCAAGTTGATTTATTAGTTTGATTcggtttttgtttttaagatcGCAGTCAAGTTTATTCAGTTTAATTGTGTTTGAAACTTACGTTTATCCAATGAGATTATAATTagtttatgtttaatatttaaaaaacttAAACCTAAAAGTAAAATGGTTACTTAATCCTACTTTAAGTTTATTTAGTTTGGCAACGTTTTTAATTCTCATTTactataaatgaaaaaaatatgatttaaaatttttaacttatcattatattattaatgaaaaattgTCAAACATATAACATTTaacaatatttacaaaaatcaagtatgatgaattttgttttttatagtTTTGTTGTATGGAGTGTaactattgtaaaaaaaaaaatcgttttaaAGAAAACCCATTTATTAAACACATgaatatatttgatatttttaaaatttaacaaagAAATAAAACTTTCAAAAAGTTTTATGACTAAACTTGTAATTCAATCTAAGTGcatactaaaaatatttacaaaatatatcaaactgttatattctatcaatgatagacacttATTTTTATCAGTGTTTAACAGTGTCATTCATAAACacttataaaattttattactatttgttattaataaaatctgaaatttttccaaataaatatcaataaaattattgtaaagtaaaaacttaatagtttaaattattaaatttaaatttaagagaaaaaagaaaaaaagtaactataaaaatgtattaattattattgttgctttcattttaaacttaaaatattCTCAGAATCTACATCTTAGCTTTGCTTTAACTTTaggtcttttttttcttttattttgctTGTGGCACGTGTGGCCTAtaaaatagtcttttttatgtGCACGTGTAATCGTGTCATTTCCAGATGTCATAAagcatttttttattataaattattcaAATAGATAATTTAATTAAGCATTGTGTTTAGAATACATgacaatacattattttgataaaattagATATTTAGTATAGTAACCATTTAAAATTAGTATTTTAAAGTATACTTTAAACTATCCTCGCCAAGAGAATTTAAAATTACAATCTTAATCTTAAGTAAGAACTTTTATATTAATCAATTTGAACTTTCATCGATGTTTAGATATGCATCAAATCGATTAGAATAATTAAtacttattaaaatatttaacttaaaaggatattattttagaaatgaAAGTCATTCCAAATATGTACGTTTATgtctaaaaaaaaatgtatgtgTAATTGTCCAATGATATTTTAGGTAtgtatgtttaatattttttttttaccttgaAAATGTCCAAACCATTCAAAATTAGTGTTTTTAAAGTATACTCTAAACTATTTTTActaaaagaatttaaataaaatgaattttttactaaatattttttattaagtcAATCTAAAGAACAAAATGTTTTTTTTCGTAATCCCAcgatgttttaaaatattttactttttcttcaatttttcaaaattttgaaattttcacCTATATTTTGATATTCCTATCGAAATTcgaatttattatttgttattttgatCATTTTTTTCTAAACGAATTTAAAtgaagttttatttttcttttacaaaatcttcaatttttaaGAAATCGCATATTTCTATTCAAATCCTTTTTATTGAATTTTCTTATCATTTCATCTTAAACTTGAATTATTACGAATTCTATAATATTCTTCTCATTTTCTCTCGAGTTCCTATTTACTTAtagagttttctttttcttctttttgttccaTTAATCATGTTTAGTGTCATGATTTTCTTTACTCTTATTATGTTGTCTTATGTTTAAggttatgattttttttcatacgttttcataaaatttattaaattttataattgatTTCGTTTAAATCATGACCTCTTTTGGTTGAAATGTTAatattgatttttctttttaaagtatAGAGAATACATTTCAaaagtagatattaaaaatcaCACCACACCCATTAAGTCACCTAAGACTCTCAAGAGACGACTTGGGAATTTGCTATAAAAAGTTGAACTCTCTTTTTGTCACCTTACGTCAACTAaactaaatatattttatatatttatggtaaagtgtggaaaaagaaacatatctttttttctaattttttaacaaataactaaaattatttttaagaatagtaatatatatatatatatatgttttttttttaagaagaatTTTTTAATCTTCTATTTTTGCCTTTGTATTACTTCATCGCAAAATTTGCGAGAAAAGACCAAGAAAGCTATTTGTGTCGAGAAAATTCCCTTTTTCGATTTTGGGTGGGTAGTTTTTATTTGGTATTTatctttcaaaatattatattttctattgaaaaattacatgagatgacaaaaaaaaagagttagaaaaaaaatttcaaaatattaacgTCTAAATCTTGGAATTTATaaaccaaattcaaaattttaaagataaaaattgtaacattttaaaatctaataattacattgaaatcaaattcaaaatttaaggaCTAAATCGAAACTAGACAAACAAAACGTACctttctattttattattattattattattattattattattattattattattattattattattattataataaaatattattattatgaaaaagaaatggaaaaggGGAGGAAAGTGATTTTAAATTTAGGGAAGTGAGCTAATTAATTTATTGATATATATCCTAAATATTTGAAAAGGAGAAATAGCTTCTTTCCTTGACCCCTCCATGATGGGAGGAcgactaaattaaaataattgcACACCATGCATTTCAAATGTCACTCATGAATATGTCCAATGCAAATGGATATGATGCTTCTCTTCTGTTCCCACCCAAACGATCGAATAAGATATTTTtgttccttcttcttcttcttcttcttcttcttcttcttccccttcCCTAGTCCCCACctagaaataagaaaaaagaaagagtagCAATCATGCATGAATTTGTGTATTTATCAACTTTTAAAATCCACCGTTGGATTCTCTAAAATATACATCAGTCAAAGAAAAACATTAACAAATCTAGAAAGATTTGTCTTttgttttttgtgttttgtgtttTGGTAGTGTAGCTTAGACACTCGACTCCCAATCCCATAATTATTggtgttttgtttttcttatatCTTGAAAAGTTCTCCTATATATTTTCGATCCTAATAAGTAGGAAAGATTAAAAtggaatttaaaaaaaaaaaaaaaatcctattttaAACAATAATATCATATGAAGAATAAAAGAGAATATGAGAAAGTGGGGGCTTGGTGTGTTGGGGTTAATTGTAATGTGTCTATACAATAGTAATGATTCAACTTGGCATTATTTGCGTCTGCCAAAACCACTTCAAAtttcaaccttttttttcttcttcttctgctttttgtagttaatttatattcaataatagagcacatgaataattaagaaatatcttttctccttttcttaAAAATTAGTGTGAAtgccttttcttcttcttcttcttcttctttttctatttttgcatAAACTAGACTTGACTTAATTTACAATCTATTTGTAAGCGCTTCCATcgttttcttaaattaaaatttgtacaATGTCAAGCTGGTCCAACTcttatatacatacatacatacatatatattaaagatttcACTTTATGATATATCCTTTTAACATATGCCCTATTTTCCTTCTATTAGCTTATCAAATATCCCTAttgaggaggaggaggagcatGAATCATATATCATATTTAACCTAACATTCATTCCTATACTCCTAGAttgtaaaccaattattcaagaAAGTCATATCAACAGGTTTATATATATGCACTTTGTTAGTTTTGATGATATATGGACATCTCCTTTATACTAATTATTGGATGTGTAAATGTTGAGGTATTTTGAGAGGAAATTAAAGGTAATTAAAGTTATCGTCAATTTGATGGCTATTTTAGTGCATTTTTAGAAGTAATTTTGAGGAtgttaaaatcacttttgtGATCCCTTCAAAATATATCGGTTGGACAACTGCTTCCTTACTtccttcaatttcaattcattGTTTACGGTATAACGCCTTTTGACAATCTAATATTTTGAATCACTAAAAAGtaataatttgatatttaattttACAACTCTTAAGATAGGGTTAAAAGTGAGATTTTGAACATTTTAAGAGTTATTTTAACCATGCACTCAAAATCACTTACAAGCATGCTTTTGGGAGAGTCTGAACATTTggacaatatatatatagttaagaGAAAGCATTACAATTTAACCGAATTTTACTTTTATTCATTATTCCTCGTTGCTTTGTTAAGCTTAAAGCTCATATGTCATTCCCACTTTAAGCAAACGATTGTGAGGAATATCAAACACTCTTTCACTTTGTCTCAAATTGTTTCTCaagaaattgtaaatataatcaatcaaaatcCTTTTCCAAAGATTGGATCCTTCCTTAGCAATAATTTCACTTTCTCCAACCAAATGAACCACACCATTTTCCCAAGCTTTATCAACATCCTCAATCTCTTTCTCCAATTCCACTTCTCTAATATTTTGTTTCTCTTCCTCAATTATTACCCCATTCTCATGATTTTCCTCCTCTTCCACTTTGACACTAACCCTAACATCATCCCTTAAAAACCCTTTCAATTTCTCCACCAAACTTCTCTCAAACGATTCTTGCACGTCGTTGTGACCATCTGTGTAACCGTACCTCACGACACATCGAAAGATACCAAGCTCTCTTGGCTCAACTCTGCGAAAGAGAAATCGCTCGTCTGATGGGACCTTGCTTATAGGCAATGATTTGATCGAGACAAATACGAGAGTTTGATGAAGGACGGGGACGTTCGCCATGTAAAGCTTGAAAATGGGAGGAATGCCTTGTACAAGCTCTGAGTAGAAAATGGCAAGGCCTTGAACTCTACAAGGATTGGCAACTGATAAAATGTCCTTGAGTTGATGAGAAGAGATCTTGTTATGAAGCTCATAATAGTATTTTCTTCTATAGACAGTGTTCCAAGTGTACATAATGGCCATAAGTGCAAGGGCAAAAGCAAGTGGAAGGTAACCTCCTTGATCAAATTTGTAAAGGACTGAGCTCAAATAAAGAAGCTCCAATGAACCGATGACAAGAATGTAAATGATTATCAAAACCATGTGGGTTTTCCAAATCATGATCATGATTAATACTAAGAATGAAGATGTGAGAGTCATCACGAACACAACAGCTATGCCTgcacaaaacaaaacaaaaaggatAAATATAACAGTTATTCAATGGATTTCATCCGAGAGTATTCTAATTTAGCAACTTCTTAGgctaaatttatattttagtcCCTAATATTTAGACAGCTTTTCAATTTAGTTCTTTATATTGTGTTGATGTACATGGATTAGGCACTAAAGAGAGAAAAGTCATAATGTACATTtaacttttttctaaaaattagtAAAAACATGGACTTGTTTGGTTACGATCTGaattatgttttatgtttttcatattATTTGGATTATTAAAATATGTGTTCGATAGaaaaattggaatttattttagaaaattgttTCCAAATTATGTGATAAaaaacgtacaggaaaacctacATGAAAATTAAAAC
It contains:
- the LOC103492847 gene encoding potassium transporter 5-like gives rise to the protein MEVDPTTDNNRFPDFQESSYESSPNLPERKLRRNDSLDVESRTVPGAAGAHGHKAAGTAAATASWGVILHLAFQSVGIVYGDIGTSPLYVYASTFIDGIKHNDDILGVLSLILYTLTLIPLVKYVFFVLQANDNGEGGTFALYSLLCRYAKIGLIPSEQVEDQEVSNFQLELPNNRLKMASCLKSKLENSRAAKIFLLFATMLGTSMVIGDGVLTPSISVLSAVGGIKNATSTMTQDKIVWISAAILVCLFMVQRFGTHKVGYSFAPIICIWFALIGGIGFYNFLKFDPSVIKAVNPKYIFDYFKRNKKDAWISLGGVVLAITGTEALFADVGHFTVMSIRLSMCCVAYPALVSAYVGQAAFLRKHNDLVSDTFFSSIPGPLYWPMFVVAVLASIVASQAMISGTFSIIQQSLSYACFPRVKVVHTSSKYEGQVYIPEVNYLLMLACLGVTLGFKDTTRIGNAYGIAVVFVMALTSSFLVLIMIMIWKSHILVIISYVLTIGLLELLYLSSVLYKFDQGGYLPLAFAGFLMTIMYIWNDVHRRKYYYELEHKISPQKLKNIASLTTLNRVPGLALFYSELVQGIPPIFKHYLANIPSLQRVLVFVSFKSLPISKVSMEERFLFRRVEPDNLNVFRCVVRYGYRDIIHEQESFERVLVERLKMFIEEESWKLQNDNDNRAEERRRRIGEEIEVVDRAWRDGIVHLIGQNEVVASKGSGLAKRVLINYAYNALRRNLRQSEEVFYIPRKRMLKVGMTYEL